A stretch of Acidobacteriota bacterium DNA encodes these proteins:
- a CDS encoding TonB-dependent receptor has product MGFLLVLASWGISGAQTDRGTIQGLVLDGTGAVIVDAKVEILQVETGTIVEVRSNREGLFNLPNLARGPYTVIISKEGFAPAVTEGLELRAGTQLSVNVTLQPSGVEEQVTVRGSNLDVSSNTSAAIPEKLITELPTIVTGTRRDITSLLQNLPGFTGGSTFVPRANGANVGDTEVFIDGGRGSQLIMRGTVAEVGPALDQVGEFSVVSNGFNAEYGGFGIWFSNVTIKSGTNQFRGSVFDSYGSDRFNERSYFQASKTTFKQHEGGMTLGGPVKLPGYDGTNKTFFFFSLGVFYSRAGSGGALITVPTEAFKNGDFSGLVNAQGQPIIIYDPATTRPDGRGGFVRDPFPGNIIPADRISPAARELLQYMPTPDLPGISNNFRDKKAPTWPSFDTYTPILKVNHNLTSAQRLSVTATNQIRQRVLWGNPGSGLGPQPNWGDEQTNPLDWITDQKANSWKLRVNHDYVISSRMINLVTFAADTYVNRGQNKTVGQGWSQRLGLTGLPADNGVFPGITFSGGTAAPVNFGRAYDEDWDDFTWTLSNSLTWSVGRHTMKFGGEAGMYGVDRFSTGGVGGAYTFSNFTTSQPNAGAAFSTQGNAFASFLLGEVFQASALIPVNTRVRFQRYAAFAQDEWRITPRLTFSYGLRWDFQPVRTEVDNQLSTFDPSLPNPQAGNLPGAIAFANTGGYGRNFQDNWYGGFGPRLGVVYAMNDQTSIRATFGLYYNATALQTSVVPIGYTSTPTFVSADNFTPVYNWNTASFPQEFSRPPVLDPAFANGQAVFYDPPDGGRLPVVTSWTMGIQRELGAGFSVDASYIGSRSEHLALPAANAQFNYVPIEYLGLGSLLLQPITSPLAQAAGFTPPFPGFETQRGANTVAQALKPFPQYTSITASSARLTEGKARYHSVRLQGNKRFSEGLTFTSFLTWMSNKSNTNYTPQYPGDLALRVDPGTPEWIFGASWAWELPFGRNQRYLRDASPVVSAIVSGWQFAGSLRYASGLPLVITTGNNLAPLGYGIKYANRVPDVDVYRDDRKGFNPATDRWLNSAAFAVPAAFALGDTGGPLDDVRGFAEKSEAFSITKSVPFGGNRRLVAGLDIVNPFNFVRWNNPNTNIAAGGAFGSVTGTQPARTMQLRATFSF; this is encoded by the coding sequence ATGGGGTTTCTGCTCGTCCTGGCGAGCTGGGGGATCTCTGGCGCCCAAACCGATCGGGGAACCATTCAGGGCCTCGTGCTCGACGGCACGGGAGCCGTCATCGTCGACGCCAAGGTCGAGATCCTTCAGGTTGAGACGGGGACGATCGTCGAGGTCCGCTCCAACAGAGAAGGGCTGTTCAACCTGCCGAACCTCGCCCGCGGGCCCTACACGGTCATCATCTCGAAGGAAGGCTTCGCGCCGGCCGTGACGGAGGGGCTCGAGTTGCGCGCGGGCACCCAGTTGAGCGTCAACGTGACGCTCCAGCCGAGCGGCGTCGAAGAGCAGGTGACCGTCCGGGGGTCGAACCTCGACGTCTCGTCGAACACCTCGGCGGCGATCCCCGAGAAGCTGATCACCGAGCTGCCCACCATCGTGACGGGCACCCGCCGCGACATCACGAGCCTGCTGCAGAACCTGCCGGGGTTCACGGGCGGCTCGACCTTCGTGCCGCGGGCCAATGGCGCCAACGTGGGTGACACGGAGGTCTTCATCGACGGCGGGCGCGGGAGCCAGCTGATCATGCGCGGCACGGTGGCCGAGGTCGGCCCGGCGCTCGACCAGGTCGGTGAGTTCAGCGTGGTGTCGAACGGGTTCAACGCCGAGTACGGCGGCTTCGGCATCTGGTTCAGCAACGTCACGATCAAGTCGGGCACGAACCAGTTCCGCGGCTCGGTGTTCGACAGCTACGGCAGCGACAGGTTCAACGAGCGCTCGTACTTCCAGGCGAGCAAGACGACATTCAAGCAGCACGAGGGCGGGATGACCCTCGGCGGGCCGGTGAAGCTGCCCGGCTACGACGGGACGAACAAGACGTTCTTCTTCTTCAGCCTGGGGGTCTTCTACTCGCGCGCCGGCAGTGGCGGCGCGCTGATCACCGTCCCCACCGAGGCGTTCAAGAACGGCGACTTCAGCGGCCTCGTCAACGCGCAGGGCCAGCCGATCATCATCTACGACCCGGCGACGACCCGTCCCGACGGCAGGGGTGGCTTCGTGCGCGACCCGTTCCCGGGCAACATCATCCCGGCCGATCGCATCAGCCCGGCCGCCCGCGAGCTCCTGCAGTACATGCCGACGCCCGACCTGCCCGGCATCTCGAACAACTTCCGCGACAAGAAGGCGCCGACCTGGCCGTCGTTCGACACGTACACGCCGATTCTCAAGGTCAATCACAACCTGACGTCCGCCCAGCGGCTGTCGGTGACGGCCACCAATCAGATCCGGCAGCGCGTGCTGTGGGGCAATCCCGGCTCCGGGCTCGGACCCCAGCCCAACTGGGGCGACGAGCAGACGAACCCGCTCGACTGGATCACCGACCAGAAGGCCAACAGCTGGAAGCTGCGCGTGAACCACGACTACGTGATCAGCTCGCGGATGATCAACCTCGTCACGTTCGCGGCCGACACCTACGTCAACCGGGGGCAGAACAAGACCGTCGGCCAGGGGTGGAGCCAGAGGCTGGGGCTCACGGGCCTGCCGGCCGACAACGGCGTCTTCCCGGGCATCACGTTCTCGGGCGGCACGGCCGCGCCCGTCAACTTCGGCCGGGCGTACGACGAGGACTGGGACGACTTCACGTGGACGCTGAGCAACAGCCTCACGTGGTCGGTGGGCAGGCACACGATGAAGTTCGGCGGTGAGGCGGGCATGTACGGGGTGGATCGCTTCTCCACCGGCGGCGTCGGCGGCGCGTACACGTTCAGCAACTTCACCACCAGCCAGCCCAACGCCGGCGCGGCGTTCTCGACGCAGGGCAACGCCTTCGCCAGCTTCCTGCTCGGCGAGGTGTTCCAGGCGAGCGCCCTCATCCCGGTCAACACGCGCGTGCGCTTCCAGCGCTACGCCGCCTTCGCGCAGGACGAGTGGCGCATCACGCCGCGGCTGACCTTCTCCTACGGCCTGCGCTGGGACTTCCAGCCGGTCCGCACGGAAGTCGACAATCAGCTCAGCACCTTCGACCCGTCGCTGCCCAATCCGCAGGCGGGGAACCTGCCGGGTGCGATCGCCTTCGCCAACACGGGCGGCTACGGGCGGAACTTCCAGGACAACTGGTACGGCGGCTTCGGGCCGCGCCTCGGCGTCGTCTACGCGATGAACGACCAGACGTCGATTCGCGCGACCTTCGGTCTCTACTACAACGCCACGGCGCTGCAGACCTCCGTCGTGCCGATCGGGTACACGTCGACGCCGACGTTCGTGTCGGCCGACAACTTCACGCCGGTCTACAACTGGAACACGGCGTCGTTCCCGCAGGAGTTCAGCCGCCCGCCCGTCCTCGATCCGGCCTTCGCCAACGGCCAGGCCGTGTTCTACGACCCCCCCGACGGAGGACGCCTGCCGGTCGTCACGAGCTGGACGATGGGGATCCAGCGTGAGCTCGGCGCGGGCTTCTCGGTCGACGCCAGTTACATCGGCAGCCGATCGGAGCACCTGGCCCTGCCGGCGGCGAACGCGCAGTTCAACTACGTGCCGATCGAGTACCTGGGGCTGGGCAGCCTTCTTCTGCAGCCCATCACGTCGCCGCTGGCCCAGGCCGCGGGGTTCACGCCGCCGTTCCCGGGGTTCGAGACCCAGCGCGGGGCCAACACCGTGGCGCAAGCGCTCAAGCCGTTCCCGCAGTACACGTCGATCACGGCGTCGAGCGCCCGGTTGACCGAAGGGAAGGCGCGCTACCACTCGGTACGGCTCCAGGGCAACAAGCGCTTCTCGGAAGGGCTCACGTTCACGTCGTTCCTCACCTGGATGAGCAACAAGAGCAACACGAACTACACGCCGCAGTACCCGGGCGACCTCGCGCTGCGGGTCGATCCCGGCACCCCGGAGTGGATCTTCGGGGCGAGCTGGGCGTGGGAGCTGCCCTTCGGGCGCAACCAGCGCTACCTGAGGGATGCGTCGCCGGTCGTGTCGGCGATCGTGTCGGGCTGGCAGTTCGCCGGGTCGCTGCGCTACGCGTCGGGGCTGCCGCTCGTCATCACGACGGGCAACAACCTCGCCCCGCTCGGCTACGGCATCAAGTACGCCAACCGCGTGCCGGACGTCGACGTGTACAGGGACGACCGCAAGGGCTTCAACCCGGCGACCGACCGCTGGCTGAACTCCGCGGCCTTCGCGGTGCCGGCGGCCTTCGCGCTGGGCGACACCGGCGGACCGCTCGACGACGTGCGCGGCTTCGCCGAGAAGTCGGAAGCGTTCTCGATCACGAAGTCGGTGCCATTCGGCGGCAACCGTCGCCTGGTCGCCGGCCTCGACATCGTCAACCCGTTCAACTTCGTGCGCTGGAACAATCCCAACACGAACATCGCCGCCGGCGGCGCGTTCGGGTCGGTGACCGGCACGCAGCCGGCGCGCACGATGCAGCTGAGGGCCACCTTCTCCTTCTGA
- a CDS encoding AGE family epimerase/isomerase, producing the protein MTGRVRNWTCALALIGAAGIVGASAGCAADTSEPSPSWLKRPADEEIRKNVDRAWVTEAAIGGLMDYWVHHSVEANGFIFQNLDRQWKPWGTQREASINGQGRQLYSMAVAYEMAPSEAYKAALTRGLEFMAKMRDPEFGGYYDRVGPNLEIINENKTGFSSFALFSLAEAGRVTGEQRYLDAAMVFFREMRDRMRDGPFIGSGSYTRDFMRRTPGGLFGGPRPAGAPAAAAPAPGGVAPPGTAPPGMAARRYRINLHVFEALLSLYDATGSEEVWYEIAQQLKAIERLYDYEIGYLPESYDENWKPVGDPRGNPGHLFEWASLLSRAVELGADAKFVELGSRSLDLGLTRYNDDVGGLGGVAPDGTPARMLWWPQCEVVKATANYAILHGRTELWPYHHKTLDFIKREYLDAEHGGWLPDVVPGQPRSERGERAFYKGSVDGPEWGAYHQMSMFHDMWRITDPAYAPGPAARR; encoded by the coding sequence ATGACGGGACGTGTCAGGAACTGGACCTGTGCCCTCGCGCTGATCGGGGCGGCAGGGATCGTCGGCGCCTCGGCTGGCTGTGCGGCCGACACGTCGGAACCCTCCCCGAGCTGGCTGAAGCGTCCCGCAGACGAGGAGATCCGCAAGAACGTCGACCGCGCCTGGGTGACCGAGGCGGCCATTGGCGGGCTGATGGACTACTGGGTCCACCACTCGGTCGAGGCGAACGGCTTCATCTTCCAGAACCTCGATCGTCAGTGGAAGCCCTGGGGCACGCAGCGCGAGGCCAGCATCAATGGCCAGGGACGACAGTTGTACAGCATGGCGGTGGCCTACGAGATGGCGCCGTCGGAGGCGTACAAGGCGGCGCTCACGCGCGGCCTGGAGTTCATGGCGAAGATGCGCGACCCGGAGTTCGGCGGGTACTACGACCGTGTCGGGCCGAACCTCGAGATCATCAACGAGAACAAGACCGGGTTCAGCAGCTTCGCGCTCTTCTCGCTTGCCGAGGCCGGACGCGTCACGGGCGAGCAGCGCTACCTCGACGCGGCCATGGTGTTCTTCCGGGAGATGCGCGACAGGATGCGCGACGGGCCGTTCATCGGCTCGGGAAGCTACACCCGCGACTTCATGCGGCGCACGCCGGGTGGCCTCTTCGGCGGCCCGCGTCCGGCCGGCGCGCCCGCGGCCGCGGCGCCAGCGCCTGGCGGCGTGGCGCCACCGGGCACGGCGCCACCGGGCATGGCGGCGCGGCGCTACCGCATCAACCTCCACGTCTTCGAGGCGCTGTTGTCGCTCTACGACGCCACCGGGTCCGAGGAGGTCTGGTACGAGATCGCGCAGCAGCTGAAGGCGATCGAGCGGCTCTACGACTACGAGATCGGCTACCTCCCCGAGTCGTACGACGAGAACTGGAAGCCCGTCGGCGACCCGCGCGGCAACCCCGGCCACCTCTTCGAGTGGGCCTCGCTGCTCAGCCGCGCGGTGGAGCTCGGGGCCGACGCCAAGTTCGTGGAACTCGGAAGCCGCAGCCTCGACCTCGGTCTCACCAGGTACAACGACGACGTCGGCGGGCTCGGCGGCGTCGCCCCTGACGGCACGCCGGCGCGCATGCTGTGGTGGCCGCAGTGCGAGGTGGTGAAGGCGACCGCGAACTACGCGATCCTCCATGGGCGGACGGAGCTGTGGCCGTACCATCACAAGACGCTCGACTTCATCAAGCGCGAGTACCTTGACGCCGAACACGGCGGCTGGTTGCCCGACGTCGTCCCGGGACAGCCGCGCAGCGAGCGGGGCGAGAGGGCCTTCTACAAGGGGTCGGTCGACGGTCCGGAGTGGGGCGCCTACCACCAGATGTCGATGTTCCACGACATGTGGCGCATCACCGACCCGGCGTACGCGCCAGGCCCCGCGGCGCGTCGCTGA
- a CDS encoding sugar phosphate isomerase/epimerase, with translation MWTRRQWMKTTLASAAALPFASPGSAWARGAADVARIRGVRMALQSASFSFSGKALPDIFETMQALGLQEIDIMSEHIEHALGAPGIQLPGAGRPGPWARPPGAPPGPPPAAPAGPAPGAAGAAPQARPAFRGMDPAVREALRAWRLGVDLSKFRDVKAQFDRAGLVLFAYNLSFNDSYTDAEIEKGLLMTKALGTRIITASSPLTVLPRVAPLAERHDVLVAVHNHNEGPDFFEQATALSPNIWVNLDVGHFFAMGHDPVAYLRTHHARITNIHVKDRMSNRGREMPFGQGETPLREVLTLVRDEKYDMPVCIEYVGPDGPAIELRRCLDYCRGVLEGKP, from the coding sequence ATGTGGACCCGCCGTCAGTGGATGAAGACGACGCTCGCCTCGGCCGCGGCGCTGCCGTTTGCCTCGCCTGGCAGCGCGTGGGCCCGGGGGGCCGCCGACGTGGCGCGCATCCGGGGCGTGCGCATGGCCCTGCAGTCGGCGAGCTTCTCGTTCAGCGGCAAGGCCCTGCCCGACATCTTCGAGACGATGCAGGCGCTCGGCCTGCAGGAGATCGACATCATGTCGGAGCACATCGAGCACGCGCTCGGTGCGCCCGGCATCCAGTTGCCCGGCGCCGGCCGTCCGGGCCCGTGGGCGCGGCCCCCGGGTGCGCCACCTGGCCCGCCGCCCGCCGCGCCCGCAGGCCCCGCGCCAGGCGCGGCAGGCGCCGCGCCGCAGGCCCGTCCCGCGTTCCGCGGCATGGATCCCGCCGTGCGCGAGGCGCTGCGCGCCTGGCGCCTCGGCGTCGACCTGTCGAAGTTCCGCGACGTGAAGGCGCAGTTCGACCGCGCGGGCCTCGTGCTCTTCGCCTACAACCTGAGCTTCAACGACAGCTACACGGACGCGGAGATCGAGAAGGGCCTGCTGATGACGAAGGCGCTCGGCACGCGCATCATCACGGCCTCGTCGCCCCTGACGGTGCTGCCGCGCGTCGCGCCTCTCGCCGAGCGGCACGACGTCCTCGTCGCCGTGCACAACCACAACGAGGGGCCGGACTTCTTCGAGCAGGCCACGGCGCTCTCGCCGAACATCTGGGTCAACCTCGACGTCGGGCACTTCTTCGCGATGGGCCACGACCCCGTCGCGTATCTCCGCACGCACCACGCGCGCATCACGAACATTCACGTCAAGGACCGCATGAGCAACCGCGGCCGCGAGATGCCGTTCGGCCAGGGCGAGACGCCGCTCCGCGAGGTCCTCACCCTGGTGCGCGACGAGAAGTACGACATGCCGGTCTGCATCGAGTACGTCGGCCCGGACGGGCCCGCGATCGAGCTGCGACGGTGCCTCGACTACTGCCGCGGCGTCCTCGAGGGCAAACCCTAG
- a CDS encoding glycoside hydrolase family 32 protein, with protein MNRREFLRSAAAMSAAWPAMGQTPAADDPSAATAALRAAVPLAARDPERPVYHFRPPANWTNDPNGTIYYKGWHHLFYQLNPAEPRGGNQHWGHARSRDLVNWEHLPIALWPLTSRGERAVYSGGATPGPDGRPLLFYTSIGHEHPEQWIAVPQDDNLIRWDRPALNPVLTVAAHGALTPSQWRDPFLFTEGRDTYMVCGGNVNDSRGAGGAVFLYKAANAGLTGWRYLGIVYRQRDRQYFNIECPNLFRLGDKWVLLHSPHRPVECLVGTLDLSKPAFVPETHAVLDPGDAYASNISVDDKGRTILWLWGRTRNPPDRGWSGVMVMPRVLSLDADGFVRQQPAPEFEQLRGAPETRAAVTPVPGQPIVLDGIAGDCLELSADIVTGNTTGGVGFDVRRSADGRTATKIRIVPPGVLAVGDVRAPLSRGRARHALRVFLDKRVVEVYANDGEAAIYGTIDAAPGDLGVAVAADPRVRREGLFGPPPPSAPVEPRVEGLTVWTLGPARFDLGIFGGDTR; from the coding sequence ATGAACCGACGAGAATTCCTCCGGAGCGCGGCCGCCATGTCGGCGGCCTGGCCGGCCATGGGGCAGACGCCGGCCGCCGACGACCCGTCGGCGGCGACCGCGGCCCTTCGCGCGGCGGTGCCGCTCGCCGCCCGCGATCCCGAGCGGCCCGTCTACCACTTCCGGCCCCCCGCGAACTGGACCAACGACCCCAACGGCACGATCTACTACAAGGGCTGGCATCACCTCTTCTACCAGCTCAATCCGGCAGAGCCGCGCGGCGGCAACCAGCACTGGGGCCACGCCCGCAGCCGCGACCTCGTCAACTGGGAACACCTGCCAATCGCGCTGTGGCCGCTCACCTCGCGCGGCGAGCGCGCGGTCTATTCCGGCGGCGCGACGCCCGGTCCCGACGGCCGGCCGCTCCTCTTCTACACCAGCATCGGTCACGAGCACCCTGAACAGTGGATCGCGGTCCCGCAGGACGACAATCTGATCCGGTGGGACCGGCCGGCGCTGAACCCCGTGCTGACCGTCGCGGCGCATGGCGCCCTCACCCCGTCGCAGTGGCGCGATCCCTTCCTCTTCACGGAGGGACGCGACACGTACATGGTGTGCGGTGGCAACGTCAACGACAGCCGCGGCGCCGGCGGCGCCGTGTTCCTCTACAAGGCCGCGAACGCCGGCCTGACCGGCTGGCGCTATCTCGGCATCGTGTACCGGCAGCGCGACCGCCAGTACTTCAACATCGAGTGCCCCAACCTGTTCAGGCTGGGAGACAAATGGGTGCTGCTGCACTCGCCGCACCGGCCGGTCGAGTGCCTCGTCGGCACGCTGGACCTCTCGAAGCCCGCGTTCGTGCCCGAGACCCACGCCGTGCTCGATCCTGGCGACGCCTACGCCAGCAACATCTCCGTCGACGACAAGGGCCGTACCATCCTCTGGCTCTGGGGCCGCACCCGAAACCCTCCCGACAGGGGCTGGAGCGGGGTGATGGTGATGCCGCGGGTGCTGTCACTCGACGCCGACGGCTTCGTCCGTCAGCAGCCGGCGCCGGAGTTCGAGCAATTGCGCGGCGCCCCGGAGACGCGCGCGGCCGTCACGCCCGTGCCGGGCCAGCCGATCGTCCTGGACGGAATTGCCGGCGACTGCCTCGAGCTCTCGGCCGACATCGTCACCGGGAACACCACCGGCGGCGTCGGGTTCGACGTCAGGCGCAGCGCCGATGGCCGGACCGCGACGAAGATCCGGATCGTGCCTCCGGGCGTGCTCGCCGTGGGCGACGTGCGGGCGCCCCTCAGTCGCGGGCGCGCGCGGCACGCGCTGCGCGTCTTCCTCGACAAGCGCGTCGTCGAGGTCTACGCGAACGACGGCGAGGCGGCCATCTACGGTACCATCGACGCCGCTCCCGGCGATCTTGGCGTGGCGGTTGCCGCCGATCCGCGGGTTCGGCGCGAGGGCCTCTTCGGTCCGCCCCCGCCGTCGGCGCCGGTGGAGCCGCGCGTCGAGGGCCTCACGGTGTGGACGCTCGGACCGGCGCGCTTCGATCTCGGCATCTTCGGAGGAGACACCCGGTGA